DNA from Variovorax sp. V213:
TGTTTTCAGCTTGCACAATTTGCAAACAACCCTGTTGCGCAAGCTCCCACCGGGCTGCGTCTCGGGCCCCTCACCGGCGCATGAAACTGCGCAGCCGCACGCCCACGGCCGCCAGCACGGCGAAATACAGCAGCCCGGCGCCCGCGATCAGCGCGGCCAGCAGCCCGATGCGGTGCAGCCGCTGGGCGCGCAGGCCGATCCAGTCGAAATAGTGCGAGCCCCAGGCCAGCAAGGCGGCCAATACCAGCGTGCCCGCCGCCACCTGCAGGATGAACTTGCCCCAGCCCGGCTCGGGTTTGTAGTTGCCGCGGCGGATCAGCCCCACCAGGAGCCAGATCGCATTGACCACCGCGCCGATGCCGATGGTCAGCGTGAGCGCGGCGTGCTGCAGCACCGGCACCAGGAAGACATTGAGCACCTGGATCAGCACGAGCACCGATACGGCAATGATCACCGGCGTGCGCATGTCGTGCTTGGCGTAATACCCCGGCGCCAGCACCTTGATGGCCACGATGCCCACCAGCCCGACGCCGTAGCCCATGAGTGCGAGCGTGGTGCGCTTCACGTCCTCGTCGCCGTAGGCACCGTTGTGGAACAGCACCGACACCAGCGGCTGCGAGAAAAGCAAAAGGGCGATGGCACAAGGCGCCGAGAGCAGCACCACCAGCCGGAGCCCCCAGTCGAGCATGGCCGAGTACCGCTCGTCATCCTTGGCGGCGCGCGCCCCGGCCAGCTGCGGCATCAGCACGACGCCGAGCGCAACGCCCAGCATGGCGGTGGGAAACTCCATCAGGCGGTCGGCGTTGACCACCCAGGTGACGCTGCCCGTGGCAAGGTGCGACGCGATCTGGGTGTTGATGAGCAGAG
Protein-coding regions in this window:
- the murJ gene encoding murein biosynthesis integral membrane protein MurJ, producing the protein MSLLKSASTVSLLTLASRITGLVRDVLFASVFGVSALTDAFNVAFRIPNLFRRVFGEGAFSQAFVPVLAARKTEAGEEGAKALIDHVATLLTWALVVLCVAGVVGAPWMVWAMASGLAGFDAAVVMTRWMFPYIGFMSLVALAGGVLNTWRKFAVPAASPVLLNLSLILAIVAGAPLFRRYGIEPIYAQCAGVLVGGVLQLALQVPALRALGLMPRIGASWTALRTAWTDPTTRKVMRLMLPALLGVSVAQISLLINTQIASHLATGSVTWVVNADRLMEFPTAMLGVALGVVLMPQLAGARAAKDDERYSAMLDWGLRLVVLLSAPCAIALLLFSQPLVSVLFHNGAYGDEDVKRTTLALMGYGVGLVGIVAIKVLAPGYYAKHDMRTPVIIAVSVLVLIQVLNVFLVPVLQHAALTLTIGIGAVVNAIWLLVGLIRRGNYKPEPGWGKFILQVAAGTLVLAALLAWGSHYFDWIGLRAQRLHRIGLLAALIAGAGLLYFAVLAAVGVRLRSFMRR